From one Colletotrichum destructivum chromosome 3, complete sequence genomic stretch:
- a CDS encoding Putative small ribosomal subunit protein eS17 gives MGRVRTKTVKKSAKVIIERYYPKLTLDFETNKRICDEIAIIASKRLRNKIAGYTTHLMKRIQRGPVRGISFKLQEEERERKDQYVPEISALDFTQNTESGQLEVDVETKDLLKHLGFDSIPVNVTPVGQTQVQERGGRRFGDRPPRRD, from the exons ATGGGTCGCGTTCGCACCAAGACCGTCAAGAAGTCCGCCAAGGTCATCATTGAGCGGTACTACCCCAAGCTCACCCTGGACTTCGAGACCAACAAGCGCATCTGCGATGagatcgccatcatcgcctcCAAGCGCCTCCGCAACAAG ATTGCCGGATACACCACCCACTTGATGAAGCGTATCCAGCGTGGCCCCGTCCGCGGTATCTCCTTCAAGCtccaggaggaggagcgtGAGCGCAAGGACCAGTACGTCCCCGAGATCTCCGCCCTCGACTTCACCCAGAACACCGAGAgcggccagctcgaggtcgacgtcgagaccAAGGACCTGCTCAAGCACCTCGGC TTCGACTCCATCCCCGTCAACGTCACCCCCGTTGGCCAGACCCAGGTCCAGGAGCGTGGTGGCCGCCGCTTCGGCGACCGCCCCCCCCGCCGCGACTAA
- a CDS encoding Putative Rtr1/RPAP2 domain-containing protein, translated as MATDTRPLKGILKKPAGPSVTNSNGSNNTAAAAAVLNPRKQDPRELALQHARIIQQRKDLELEILECLALLSEYPTERGSRLYSAAHPSPRDAADFKANVRLFQPSDYDDLIEERNVNGLCGYTLCAQPKPPASKGGEWRLVNFGTSSFDIVNRKESEKWCSKDCQRRALYVKVQLNETAAWERAGIPDIEIELLGEHKSAKEEDPAAQATRDLANLRLEETRRVADESATLALERGEVRQEGKKTFTLAIREREVQPPADDNGSFIEPDDAHLLVEGHRPGAGKAQARAEASQAEAQFRNENA; from the coding sequence ATGGCCACCGATACCCGGCCACTCAAGGGCATCCTCAAAAAGCCGGCCGGCCCCTCCGtcaccaacagcaacggcagcaacaacaccgccgccgccgccgccgtcctgaACCCGCGGAAGCAGGACCCCCGCGAACTCGCCCTGCAGCACGCCCGCATCATCCAACAGCGGAAagacctcgagctcgagatcctcgagtGCCTGGCTCTGCTGTCCGAGTACCCCACCGAGCGCGGCAGCCGCCTCTACTCAGCCGCCCATCCCTCGccccgcgacgccgccgacttcaAGGCCAACGTCCGCCTCTTCCAGCCCTCCGACTACGACGACCTGATCGAGGAGCGCAACGTTAATGGCCTATGTGGCTACACCCTCTGCGCCCAACCCAAACCCCCCGCCTCCAAGGGCGGCGAGTGGCGTCTCGTCAACTTTGGCACCTCGAGCTTCGACATCGTTAACCGCAAGGAGTCGGAGAAGTGGTGCTCCAAGGACTGCCAGCGCAGGGCCCTCTACGTCAAGGTCCAGCTCAACGAGACCGCCGCCTGGGAACGCGCTGGCATCCCCGACATCGAAatcgagctgctcggcgagCACAAGTCcgcgaaggaggaggacccTGCCGCCCAGGCGACGCGCGACCTCGCGAACCTGAGGTTGGAGGAGACCAGGCGGGTGGCCGACGAATCTGCGACGCTAGCCCTGGAGCGGGGTGAGGTGCGCCAAGAGGGAAAGAAGACCTTCACACTGGCCATCCGCGAGAGGGAGGTCCAGCCGCCAGCCGACGACAACGGTTCCTTTATAGAACCCGACGATGCCCACTTACTGGTAGAAGGGCATCGGCCGGGAGCCGGAAAAGCGCAGGCTCGGGCCGAAGCATCTCAAGCCGAAGCCCAATTTAGGAACGAAAACGCGTGA
- a CDS encoding Putative tRNA-guanine(15) transglycosylase, tRNA-guanine transglycosylase has protein sequence MWIAKRMASTNIGSSPALTFELVARCSTTRARASILTLPHGPVHLPIFMPVATQASLKGLTPEQLEETSCRLCLNNTYHLGLKPGQDVLDAVGGAHKLQGWKHNILTDSGGFQMVSLLKLAKITEEGVRFLSPHDGSPMLLTPEHSMSLQNSIGSDIMMQLDDVLVTTSPDAARMREAMERSVRWLDRCIAAHKNPTTQNLFCIIQGGLDLEMRRECTREMLARDTPGIAIGGLSGGEAKADYCRVVETCTELLPDLKPRYVMGIGYPEDLVVSVALGADMFDCVWPTRTARFGNAITKNGVINIRNWRYENDFGPIEEGCGCLCCRKGEGSLGVTRAFINHNAGKETVAAHLLSIHNVWYQLNLMKDIRQAVIEDRFPALIRRFFGDLYDDDRSKYPAWAVESLKRVGVDLINE, from the exons ATGTGGATAGCGAAACGGATGGCGTCAACCAATATTGGGTCCTCGCCCGCTCTCACATTCGAGCTTGTTGCTCGCTGCTCA ACTACAAGAGCTCGCGCATCCATCCTGACGCTTCCCCATGGCCCGGTTCACCTCCCCATTTTCATGCCCGTCGCGACGCAAGCCTCGCTCAAAGGCTTGACCCCCGAACAGCTCGAAGAAACCAGTTGTCGCCTGTGCCTCAACAACACCTACCATCTCGGCTTGAAGCCTGGACAAGATGTCCTCGACGCTGTCGGAGGCGCGCATAAGCTCCAGGGATGGAAGCATAACATTCTGACAGATAGCGGAGG CTTCCAGATGGTGAGCCTGCTCAAGCTGGCAAAAATCACCGAAGAGGGCGTGCGCTTCCTCAGCCCCCACGACGGCTCGCCGATGCTTCTCACTCCTGAGCACTCCATGTCCCTGCAGAACTCGATTGGGAGTGACATAATGAtgcagctcgacgacgttcTCGTTACCACGTCCCCCGATGCCGCCCGCATGCGCGAAGCCATGGAGCGCAGCGTAAGGTGGCTCGACCGCTGCATTGCGGCGCACAAGAACCCCACGACACAAAACCTTTTCTGCATCATccagggcggcctcgatctcgaaATGCGACGAGAATGCACACGGGAGATGTTGGCGCGCGACACCCCCGGAATTGCCATAGGCGGGCTGAGTGGAGGTGAAGCCAAAGCGGATTACTGCCGTGTCGTTGAGACTTGCACGGAACTGTTGCCCGACCTCAAGCCTCGCTACGTCATGGGTATTGGGTACCCCGAGGACTTGGTCGTAAGCGTCGCACTCGGAGCAGACATGTTTGACTGCGTttggccgacgaggacggcgcggtTCGGCAACGCGATCACCAAAAACGGCGTCATTAATATTCGAAACTGGCGGTACGAGAACGATTTTGGCCCCATTGAGGAAGGATGCGGCTGCCTGTGTTGTCGAAAGGGGGAAGGCAGCTTGGGCGTCACCCGAGCCTTCATCAACCACAACGCCGGCAAGGAGACGGTGGCCGCCCACTTGCTAAGCATACACAACGTGTGGTACCAGCTGAACTTGATGAAGGACATACGTCAAGCCGTGATCGAGGACAGATTCCCAGCCCTTATCAGACGGTTCTTCGGTGATCTGTACGACGATGACAGGTCCAAATACCCGGCTTGGGCTGTAGAGTCTCTGAAGAGAGTGGGGGTTGACTTAATAAACGAGTAA
- a CDS encoding Putative small ribosomal subunit protein bS1m, translating to MSARLSPGGALLRTSRMFSVPKPLPKPGGEAAAIARFASPTATAPFPTHQSITTTESSRLLGDWGFKRSLPLRSTTQSSTPVVRIKQIDCFENVTDYSSAADHTLSLQKFQELNLPISLPGANRSRLGGPNVGAKSVFEDDGDFTAMEPGRENEEKRWKFKGPWLAGLTEGEFNRFLRKIVRKRREPFRAFLKKRIATELTAARHQKSLDAGEGIPQQVLPQDVTDEQLTEYLRKLRSDRITLYSLVSEFLDLAPLNPPTSMADFGRSAEKTKRPSLYAENGPPISHPSAGISYLRTAAFVENHPVYGPQAHQTPVLARIIAPRAGPSNAKLGVGGFIADTPQGDSVFNQRSYSGRKSGIAGVASFDPDIKGGAKAYVQPTSARVDSSGMVQITVGEANQEAQLISKEMVGKATIYNDRSKTDLPTGQDRKPHLRTVRGTATQQPTETVGSSTTYGLDS from the coding sequence ATGTCTGCCCGATTGTCGCCCGGAGGGGCGCTTTTGAGAACATCGCGGATGTTCTCAGTCCCCAAGCCACTCCCGAAACCTGGCGGCGAAGCCGCTGCCATCGCACGATTCGCAtcaccgacggcgacggcgccttTCCCTACGCACCAATCCATCACCACAACCGAATCATCGAGACTCCTCGGCGACTGGGGCTTTAAGcgttctcttcctcttcgatCTACGACACAGTCCTCGACCCCGGTCGTCCGCATCAAGCAGATCGACTGCTTCGAGAATGTCACCGATTattcctccgccgccgaccacaccctctctctccagaaGTTCCAGGAGCTCAACCTACCCATCTCACTACCCGGAGCCAACCGCTCGCGTTTGGGCGGCCCCAACGTCGGCGCCAAGTCTGTCTTTGAGGATGACGGTGACTTCACCGCAATGGAGCCCGGTCGCGAAAATGAGGAGAAGAGGTGGAAGTTCAAGGGCCCCTGGCTGGCCGGCCTGACCGAGGGCGAGTTCAACCGATTCCTGCGCAAAATTGTCCGCAAAAGGCGCGAGCCTTTCCGCGCCTTCTTGAAGAAGCGTATCGCTACCGAATTGACGGCTGCGCGCCACCAAAAATCActggacgccggcgagggcataCCCCAGCAGGTTTTGCCCCAGGATGTTACCGATGAGCAACTGACCGAGTACCTTCGCAAGCTGCGATCCGACCGTATCACGCTGTATTCGCTGGTCAGCGAGTTCCTGGACCTTGCGCCCCTGAACCCGCCTACCTCCATGGCCGACTTCGGCAGgtcggccgagaagacgaagcGTCCCAGTCTGTATGCCGAGAACGGCCCGCCCATCTCCCACCCTTCGGCCGGTATCTCATACCTTCGCACCGCGGCTTTCGTCGAGAACCATCCCGTCTATGGCCCCCAGGCACACCAGACGCCTGTCTTGGCCCGTATCATTGCCCCGAGGGCGGGACCTAGCAACGCGAAGCTGGGAGTTGGAGGCTTCATCGCCGACACGCCTCAGGGCGACAGTGTCTTCAACCAGAGGTCCTACTCGGGCCGCAAGTCTGGCATTGCCGGTGTTGCCTCCTTCGACCCCGATATCAAGGGTGGTGCCAAGGCTTACGTGCAGCCCACGTCTGCCCGGGTAGACTCTTCTGGCATGGTGCAGATCACTGTCGGCGAGGCCAACCAGGAGGCGCAGCTGATTAGCAAGGAGATGGTTGGCAAGGCCACAATTTACAACGACAGGTCTAAAACCGACCTCCCAACGGGGCAGGACCGCAAGCCGCACCTGAGGACTGTGCGGGGGACCGCCACTCAACAGCCGACGGAGACCGTTGGCAGCTCTACGACGTACGGACTCGACTCCTGA
- a CDS encoding Putative PHP domain, histidinol phosphate phosphatase, HisJ, polymerase/histidinol phosphatase: MAFTMHSHSGQFCPGHAKDQLEAIIQHAISIGYKTMGLTEHMPRLEIADLYPEELEEGDPEASIAVLAPRHEAYLLEAQRLREKYASQIDLLIGFEGEWYRPAYGPFIRSLASHPAVDYFIGSLHHVNAVPIDYSREMYLDAMRTAGAGEEAMYERYYDQQHEMLTALEPRVVGHFDLVRLMSEDPGRDVRAWDGVWERIVRNLRVVREYGGLLECNSSALRKGLDEPYPCRVIAEAWLEMGGRFTFSDDSHGIAQVATNYRRNLDYLESLGVKEVYTFERGPVEGVNGDAKATLREKGVSLATFRENFK, encoded by the exons ATGGCATTCACGATGCACTCCCATTCGGGGCAGTTCTGCCCCGGCCACGCAAAGGACCAactcgaggccatcatccaGCACGCCATCAGCATAGGCTACAAGACCATGGGCCTGACAGAACATATGCCGCGCCTGGAGATCGCAGACCTCTACCCCGAAGAA ctcgaagaaggcgaccCCGAGGCCTCTattgccgtcctcgcccccCGCCACGAGGCTTacctcctcgaggcccagcgccTGCGCGAGAAGTACGCCTCCCAGATCGACCTCCTCATCGGCTTCGAGGGGGAGTGGTACCGCCCGGCCTACGGGCCCTTCATCCGGTCCCTCGCGTCCCACCCAGCCGTCGACTACTTCATCGGCTCGCTGCATCACGTCAACGCCGTGCCCATCGACTACAGCCGCGAGATGTACCTCGACGCCATGCGGAcggcgggcgccggcgaggaggccatgtACGAGCGCTACTACGATCAACAGCACGAGATGCTGACGGCGCTCGAGCcgcgcgtcgtcggccacttcgacctcgtccggCTGATGAGCGAAGACCCCGGACGGGACGTGAGGGCGTGGGACGGCGTGTGGGAGAGGATCGTGAGGAACCTGCGGGTCGTGAGGGAGTACGGCGGCCTGTTGGAGTGCAACAGCAGCGCGTTGCGGAAGGGACTCGACGAGCCTTACCCTTGTCGGGTCATTGCCGAG GCTTGGCTCGAGATGGGCGGGCGGTTCACCTTCTCCGACGACAGCCACGGCATCGCGCAGGTCGCGACGAATTACAGGCGCAACCTGGACTATCTCGAGAGCTTGGGCGTCAAAGAGGTGTACACCTTTGAGCGCGGGcccgtcgagggcgtcaacgGGGATGCGAAAGCGACGTTGCGCGAGAAGGGCGTTTCGCTGGCGACGTTTCGGGAGAACTTCAAATGA
- a CDS encoding Putative histone deacetylase family, Ureohydrolase domain superfamily, with the protein MASPFDRAPSRRQSMLNTPNDSDRDLAHSLKQLSLSISPTSNSPRTPSALSPLRPAVNRTSPAPSPRVPSRSPSFARELSRSRSSTPTLQRSSTPTLQRKTSTSSLHSVGGSSSRAPSRAPSRRTSMAHASSPVAKSPLRPSPPEYIKPPPTANTVAREYFKTELGVHHSPTSTRATEALVILHDACYGHRFSRPKTSRAALSTIVERPERIKAGVLGVAMAYVRLGERHCDGAYAVHPSLDPSSIPNIPFRIHKTDRRLPLTSPAVTNVHGTKWMEELKMMCDVAEAKLATGGKELQRPELNRGAEGPPAKFHEGDLYLCSESLEAFEGALGAVCEAVDRVFTSGPRRAFVAVRPPGHHCSASYPSGFCWINNVHVGIMHAILEHGLTHAAILDIDLHHGDGSQAIAWAHNTRGVNAAKNTAAWKKASIGYFSLHDINSYPCEMGDEEKVKNASLCIDNAHGQNIYNVHLESYGSEKEFWELYESRYSVLLEKTRKYLKTQAARLRSLNLPPKAAVFLSAGFDASEWETKGMQRHNVNVPTEFYARIAQDVVKIAAEEGLGVDGRVISVLEGGYSDRALYSGIFSHLSGLAGDQTPAEPSRGRASLGHEMGQKDAVVPEGQSIARAPATPVSLHPYNPSWWSASELDELEVAMGNRPPSPKMVRHSTPPTYSTPTQASIGKAVDPARMRRMASGLSNGIPYSRPPTPPPPDVHWTVAAHELSRLLIPSDRQVDSCKPEDLNAEATRARRDRQSMLNPDLVPPAPAPAPAPAPAPVSRPTSRMSLRERKPARPGMYVEVDEDGDKQSKNRRRTVAGPPALSSDKATARGVPSDPNGSAKLPGRRLSGVSSAASNTPEMEQGGIKVAGPRPDTAMSARPDSAMSVRTQAGTSLTVKKTRAPAAKKEAPKTTRTVKKPTAPAKPPPPQGQPSQAPQRKPSPAIASEDDMDKLTTGMKKIKINLITKKQKEERAKTAQSAQAKAATPAAVEQANPTFPAKVETPTVPSPVAPPVVTPPQDEAFATPPTQPPVFDDPSPSPSPPAAPAAPAGRSEVSTPVMEQMSVAVTPDPRQLELPASSPVTSPAVTTPSGSDVFVNYQPAGPAPVSVAPQEPLTWLPPNTNTPIKTPPSRPTPAKLSPAKPSPAKKSPVRMMRADLPVFSSTSAIPFAPQGLDGTPEVKQELAVKADPAKREKSIWEIPETPQK; encoded by the exons ATGGCCTCTCCATTCGACAGAGCGCCATCGCGGCGCCAGTCGATGCTGAACACGCCCAATGATAGCGATAGGGACCTGGCGCATTCGCTCAAGCAGCTGTCTCTCTCAATCTCGCCTACTAGCAACTCGCCTCGCACCCCGAGCGCCCTCTCGCCGTTGAGACCGGCTGTGAACCGGACCTCTCCGGCCCCGAGTCCTCGAGTCCCGTCCCGCAGTCCTTCCTTTGCGAGGGAGCTCTCCCGATCCCGATCCTCGACCCCGACGCTCCAGCGGTCTTCAACGCCAACACTCCAGCGCAAGACGTCCACGAGCTCATTGCACTCAGTGGGAGGctcctcgagcagggcgcCCAGTCGAGCCCCTTCGCGACGGACGAGCATGGCGCATGCGTCCTCTCCTGTCGCCAAATCACCCCTGCGACCGAGCCCCCCTGAGTACATCAAGCCCCCGCCCACGGCAAATACGGTTGCTCGCGAATACTTCAAGACGGAGCTGGGTGTGCACCACTCTCCGACTTCTACCCGTGCCACGGAGGCTCTGGTCATACTGCACGATGCCTGCTACGGACACCGCTTCTCCCGCCCCAAGACTTCCCGAGCTGCCCTCagcaccatcgtcgagcgACCCGAGCGAATCAAGGCCGGTGTGTTGGGAGTGGCCATGGCCTACGTACGGCTTGGTGAACGACATTGCGATGGCGCATACGCTGTGCATCCGAGTCTGGACCCGTCGTCGATCCCGAACATACCGTTCCGCATTCATAAGACCGATCGGAGACTACCCCTgacgtcgccggccgtcACAAACGTACATGGCACCAAGTGGATGGAGGAGCTCAAGATGATGTGCGATGTGGCTGAGGCAAAATTGGCAACAGGCGGAAAGGAGCTTCAACGGCCTGAGTTGAACCGAGGCGCAGAGGGACCACCTGCCAAGTTTCACGAAGGTGACCTCTACCTGTGCTCTGAATCCCTCGAAGCCTTCGAGGGCGCGCTGGGCGCTGTCTGCGAAGCGGTGGATCGGGTCTTTACCTCgggccctcgccgagcatTTGTTGCAGTGCGTCCCCCAGGCCATCACTGCTCGGCCTCGTACCCTTCGGGCTTCTGCTGGATCAATAATGTGCATGTCGGAATCATGCACGCCATTCTCGAGCACGGCTTGACCCACGCGGCTATTCTCGATATCGATCTCCATCACGGGGACGGCTCGCAGGCCATTGCCTGGGCTCACAACACGCGAGGAGTGAACGCTGCCAAGAACACGGCTGCTTGGAAAAAGGCATCCATCGGCTACTTTAGTCTCCATGACATCAATTCGTACCCGTGTGAGATGGGAGATGAAGAGAAGGTCAAGAACGCGAGTTTGTGCATCGATAATGCTCACGGCCAGAACATTTACAATGTCCACCTGGAATCGTACGGTTCCGAGAAAGAGTTCTGGGAGCTGTACGAGTCCAGATACTCCGTCCTTTTGGAGAAGACGCGCAAGTACCTAAAAACCCAAGCAGCCCGCCTGCGCTCCCTCAATCTGCCCCCGAAAGCGGCCGTCTTCTTATCGGCAGGATTCGATGCCAGTGAATGGGAGACCAAAGGTATGCAGCGTCATAACGTAAACGTTCCCACCGAGTTCTACGCCCGCATCGCGCAAGACGTTGTCAAaatcgccgccgaggaaggcctGGGAGTTGACGGCCGGGTGATCAGCGTGCTCGAAGGCGGCTACAGCGACCGCGCCCTATACTCTGGCATTTTCAGCCATTTGAGCGGACTAGCAGGAGATCAAACACCAGCAGAGCCGAGTCGGGGTCGTGCTTCACTCGGACACGAGATGGGACAGAAGGATGCGGTAGTTCCTGAGGGCCAAAGCATTGCTCGGGCCCCTGCTACCCCGGTTTCCCTGCATCCTTACAACCCGTCTTGGTGGTCTGCCTCTGAACTGGATGAGCTCGAGGTAGCAATGGGCAACCGTCCACCGAGCCCAAAGATGGTACGGCACTCAACGCCACCCACTTATTCTACACCCACACAGGCGTCGATCGGTAAGGCCGTAGACCCAGCCAGGATGAGACGCATGGCGTCCGGTTTGTCGAACGGAATCCCTTAttctcggccgccgacgccgcctcctccagacGTTCACTGGACTGTTGCGGCTCACGAGCTGAGCAGGTTGCTCATCCCTTCGGACCGCCAGGTCGACAGCTGCAAGCCTGAGGACTTGAACGCAGAAGCGACAAGGGCTCGGAGGGACCGCCAGTCCATGCTGAACCCCGATCTCGTaccgccagcgccagcgccagcgcctgctcctgctccagctccagTCAGCAGACCGACCTCGCGGATGTCGCTGAGAGAACGCaagccggcgaggccgggcaTGTACgttgaggtcgacgaggatggtgaCAAGCAGTCCAAGAACAGACGGAGAACAGTGGCGGGGCCCCCAGCGCTCTCCTCAGACAAG GCTACGGCTCGAGGCGTTCCGTCTGATCCCAACGGATCAGCCAAACTACCAGGTCGACGCCTTAGTGGAgtgtcgtcggcggcttcgaaTACTCCGGAGATGGAGCAGGGAGGCATTAAAGTTGCAGGCCCTCGACCGGATACTGCTATGAGTGCCCGGCCAGATTCGGCCATGAGTGTTAGGACCCAGGCCGGGACATCTCTTACCGTGAAGAAAACAAGGGCACCTGCCGCGAAAAAGGAGGCCCCCAAGACAACGAGGACAGtgaagaagccgacggcACCAGCAAAaccgcctccgccgcagGGCCAGCCGTCTCAGGCTCCTCAAAGGAAACCGAGCCCGGCCATCGCGTCGGAGGACGACATGGACAAACTAACAACTGGTATGAAGAAGATCAAGATCAACTTGATCACAAAGAAACAGAAGGAAGAGCGCGCCAAGACAGCGCAGTCCGCGCAAGCGAAGGCGGCAACGCCGGCTGCGGTCGAACAGGCAAACCCGACTTTTCCAGCCAAGGTCGAGACCCCGACTGTGCCCTCACCAGTGGCACCTCCAGTCGTCACTCCTCCGCAGGACGAGGCCTTTGCCACGCCTCCAACGCAACCCCCGGTGTTCGATGacccatcgccgtcgccgtcgccgccggcagctcCGGCAGCTCCGGCAGGCCGGTCTGAAGTATCAACGCCGGTTATGGAGCAGATGTCCGTGGCCGTCACCCCTGACCCTCGTCAGTTGGAGCTCCCTGCCAGTTCACCCGTCACGTCGCCGGCGGTAACAACGCCGTCAGGCTCGGACGTATTCGTCAACTACCAACCCGCGGGCCCGGCCCCCGTGTCTGTGGCGCCGCAAGAACCCCTGACGTGGCTGCCGCCCAACACCAACACGCCGATCAAGACTCCTCCGTCCAGGCCGACGCCTGCCAAACTGTCGCCAGCcaagccgtcgccggccaagAAGTCGCCGGTCAGGATGATGCGGGCAGACCTGCCGGTGTTTTCATCAACTTCGGCAATCCCCTTTGCACCGCAGGGGCTTGACGGCACGCCCGAGGTCAAACAAGAGCTGGCCGTGAAGGCGGATCcggcgaagagggagaagTCGATCTGGGAGATACCTGAGACACCGCAGAAGTGA